One window of the Klebsiella oxytoca genome contains the following:
- a CDS encoding right-handed parallel beta-helix repeat-containing protein — translation MRRREFILGLPLIIYSSKEMLANGEKNILGASPKYDSCGYRQYTHAENEALLTNYCNKYNILFEDVNRLSNVVKLCILDDVVDGDSLIMEKIAEATSSSSCLYIYGGGTLSVSSEIETQVSIIGDGKTRLKQKEENMSLLVITKSGVTIQNIIIIPSNKVKSIKKAGVEIREVELCKLLNLKIQYVGEDNTEGNGITINQGDRNVVCNCSFTGANLADNIFHNQGGNDISVYGASSRNIVALNYSVGRNIRGIFQLNDLLGKNCDENIYIANYTDGALGYGHLCYEKRHDENTTMRGTKFLRGVIKNISGSVRIPNGKYKGKKIFGMGVYNQAGKDTYIEDYFIDSVCSDSQLIELLPIAAIGSTIDTVTIKNNTIINSGFSGIKVSTFTKDSHNKLTIINNDIKNIKKDGVVVLNCMDILVNNLKIVNCNYSLRLNNIKSNAGLVSLSMIESSKNKGISINNISKVRISNFSSTDDAFFLIANNVNDIVIENGVVANSKEMAFYISKTCDNIMINSISIVNSKIGLNIPKWSLLSNVNFKNNINNLK, via the coding sequence ATGAGGCGCAGAGAATTTATTTTGGGTTTGCCTTTAATTATATATTCATCGAAAGAAATGCTTGCAAACGGTGAAAAAAACATACTTGGCGCGTCTCCGAAATATGATAGCTGCGGTTATCGTCAATATACTCATGCTGAAAATGAAGCATTGCTTACTAATTATTGTAATAAATATAATATCTTATTTGAAGATGTGAATAGATTATCGAATGTTGTAAAACTGTGCATCTTGGATGATGTAGTTGATGGCGATTCTTTAATTATGGAGAAAATAGCTGAAGCAACATCATCATCATCTTGTTTGTATATTTATGGTGGAGGCACGTTAAGTGTGTCATCTGAAATTGAAACGCAAGTTTCGATTATAGGGGATGGTAAGACAAGGCTTAAACAAAAAGAAGAAAATATGTCCTTATTAGTGATTACAAAATCCGGTGTTACCATTCAAAACATTATTATTATCCCATCTAATAAAGTTAAAAGTATTAAAAAAGCAGGTGTGGAAATTAGAGAGGTTGAGCTTTGCAAATTATTAAACCTAAAGATTCAATATGTAGGAGAGGATAATACGGAAGGGAATGGTATTACTATAAATCAAGGTGATAGAAACGTTGTTTGTAATTGTTCTTTTACTGGTGCGAATTTAGCAGATAACATATTCCATAACCAAGGTGGTAATGATATATCTGTTTATGGAGCATCATCTAGGAATATTGTTGCTTTAAATTATTCAGTAGGGCGAAATATACGAGGAATCTTTCAGTTAAATGATCTTCTCGGTAAAAATTGCGATGAGAATATTTACATTGCTAATTACACTGATGGTGCTTTAGGGTACGGTCATTTATGTTATGAGAAACGACATGATGAAAATACAACTATGAGAGGTACTAAGTTTTTAAGAGGTGTGATTAAGAATATTTCCGGATCTGTAAGAATCCCTAACGGGAAATACAAGGGTAAGAAAATATTTGGCATGGGGGTTTATAATCAAGCTGGAAAGGATACCTACATTGAAGATTATTTTATCGATAGTGTATGTAGTGATTCTCAGCTTATTGAATTGCTACCGATTGCTGCTATAGGTTCCACTATCGATACCGTGACAATAAAAAATAATACTATCATTAATTCAGGTTTTTCAGGTATAAAAGTCTCAACTTTTACTAAAGATAGTCATAACAAACTCACTATTATTAATAATGATATAAAAAATATAAAAAAGGACGGTGTTGTTGTTTTAAATTGTATGGATATTCTCGTGAACAATTTGAAAATAGTGAACTGTAATTATTCCCTCAGGTTAAATAACATAAAGTCTAATGCAGGGCTAGTTTCTTTATCAATGATAGAATCTAGTAAGAATAAAGGTATATCTATTAATAATATATCTAAGGTGCGTATTTCTAATTTTAGTTCAACTGATGATGCTTTTTTTCTTATAGCAAATAATGTAAATGATATTGTTATTGAAAATGGTGTAGTTGCTAATAGCAAGGAAATGGCATTTTATATATCTAAAACTTGCGATAATATAATGATAAATTCCATATCAATAGTAAATTCAAAAATCGGCTTAAATATACCAAAGTGGTCATTACTTAGTAATGTCAATTTTAAAAACAATATTAATAATTTAAAATGA
- a CDS encoding glycosyltransferase family 4 protein codes for MIFLINLPPPLHGMSFINAKLLKLANDKGLNVCVVNTTPSKEIKVNILRKFVKHSYIFISFVRTLIRVKEDKILYRPINGGKGQLIDVAYMLMANFFKYKIYIHHHSYNYLNKKSKIFTVLSILLRSNTTHIVLSVDMQKKLNEIYNIKENEIIVLSNIGFIEDGPSVNNKKNIEVERIVISYMANVTVEKGIDIFIKTCKLIDKHNPGEYEYRIAGPISDVNTQILVDEFISSCINAFYVGPVYGEEKEKFLSTSDIFYFPSKYKNEAEPLVLYEAASCGCLVIGSQVGSMRAAIAHICGESFPLTIDSDEVAINNFVLQVFYFITSMRRDDIYARKELSKQSFNQSRLLNLDRIDNLLDQLKQ; via the coding sequence ATGATTTTTTTAATTAATCTACCTCCACCTTTACATGGAATGTCATTTATTAATGCAAAATTACTAAAATTGGCTAATGATAAAGGATTAAACGTTTGTGTTGTCAATACAACCCCATCAAAAGAAATTAAAGTAAACATATTGCGTAAGTTTGTGAAACATTCTTATATATTCATTAGCTTTGTAAGGACCCTCATAAGAGTTAAAGAAGATAAAATATTATATAGGCCGATTAACGGTGGGAAGGGACAGCTAATAGACGTTGCTTATATGTTAATGGCTAATTTCTTTAAATATAAAATTTATATACATCATCATTCATATAATTATTTAAATAAAAAAAGTAAAATATTTACAGTTCTTTCAATACTGTTGAGAAGTAACACAACGCATATTGTTTTGAGTGTGGATATGCAAAAGAAACTGAATGAAATATATAATATCAAAGAGAATGAAATAATAGTGTTGTCTAATATTGGGTTTATTGAAGATGGTCCTTCAGTTAATAATAAAAAAAATATTGAGGTTGAAAGAATTGTTATTAGTTATATGGCAAATGTTACAGTTGAAAAGGGGATTGATATTTTCATTAAAACGTGCAAGTTAATCGATAAGCATAACCCCGGTGAATATGAATATAGAATAGCAGGGCCAATTAGTGACGTTAACACTCAGATATTGGTTGATGAATTTATTTCATCTTGTATAAATGCATTTTATGTTGGTCCTGTTTATGGAGAAGAAAAAGAAAAATTTCTTAGTACAAGTGATATTTTCTATTTTCCTTCGAAGTATAAAAATGAAGCAGAACCTTTAGTTTTGTATGAGGCAGCTTCCTGCGGATGTTTAGTTATTGGGAGTCAGGTTGGTTCAATGCGAGCGGCTATAGCTCATATTTGTGGTGAGAGCTTTCCATTGACAATTGATTCCGATGAAGTCGCTATTAATAATTTCGTATTACAGGTTTTTTATTTTATAACTTCTATGAGAAGAGATGATATTTATGCAAGGAAAGAATTGTCAAAGCAAAGTTTTAACCAGAGTCGGCTCTTGAATTTAGATAGAATTGATAATTTGCTTGATCAATTAAAGCAGTAA
- a CDS encoding glycosyltransferase family 4 protein, which translates to MLFIQPHLTKYRLEFFKDLSLLLQKNYNHQFKVICGQAPESFGVIEGVPFKVEIVKVKSLSIFSYFVGAFSQLKKEKDIIIHFGDFKYFTLYQSIYMKFSGGGALYLHGQGGYKRTGLASKLLYNLTLCLTDGYICYNEFCSNELKKKTYRFLHNKIHHIDNSLYVEPVSEKDIVMNEKENSVVFIGRVRERSGLELLLEAGKIVSRHVPDFKIHIIGGGEYINALKSRYSEAIFHGELFSQEEIRKVCRKSRAGIYGGDAGLSVVHYMSLGLPVVIHSDLHRHMGPEPAYIIDGYNGLLFERDNIRSIAEKILILCRENSLVEQLSRKSLETFTNLSRPSMAEKLIDIVRKDL; encoded by the coding sequence ATGCTATTTATACAACCACATTTGACAAAATATAGATTGGAATTTTTTAAAGATTTGTCGCTATTACTGCAAAAAAATTATAATCATCAGTTTAAGGTTATATGTGGGCAAGCTCCAGAAAGTTTTGGAGTTATTGAAGGTGTTCCATTTAAGGTAGAGATAGTTAAAGTTAAGTCATTATCAATATTTAGTTATTTTGTGGGCGCTTTTTCTCAACTTAAAAAAGAAAAAGATATCATTATACATTTCGGGGATTTTAAATATTTTACTCTTTATCAATCAATATACATGAAATTTTCGGGGGGGGGGGCCTTATATTTACATGGTCAAGGTGGTTATAAAAGAACAGGTTTGGCAAGTAAATTGTTGTACAATCTAACATTATGTCTTACAGATGGATATATTTGCTATAATGAATTTTGTTCGAATGAGTTAAAGAAAAAAACTTATCGGTTTTTGCATAATAAAATACATCATATTGACAATAGTTTATATGTGGAACCCGTGTCTGAAAAAGACATTGTCATGAATGAAAAAGAGAATTCCGTTGTTTTTATTGGTAGGGTGCGAGAAAGAAGTGGTCTTGAGCTCTTGCTTGAAGCTGGTAAAATTGTTTCAAGACACGTTCCTGATTTTAAAATTCACATAATAGGAGGGGGGGAGTATATTAATGCATTAAAAAGCAGATATAGTGAGGCCATATTTCATGGAGAATTATTCTCTCAAGAAGAAATAAGGAAGGTTTGTAGGAAAAGTAGGGCTGGTATATATGGGGGAGACGCTGGGCTTTCTGTTGTGCATTATATGTCGTTAGGTCTTCCTGTAGTCATTCATAGTGATTTACATAGACACATGGGGCCCGAACCGGCATATATAATTGACGGTTATAACGGACTTCTGTTTGAACGAGATAATATTAGAAGTATTGCTGAAAAAATATTGATTCTATGCAGAGAAAACAGTCTTGTTGAACAATTATCTAGAAAATCACTCGAGACTTTTACAAATTTATCTCGACCAAGCATGGCTGAAAAGTTAATAGATATTGTTAGGAAAGATTTGTAA
- a CDS encoding O-antigen polymerase encodes MTIEWLLTFTSTLFIVFLYVFIIKSLLSANSNLFLLGSCFGVLFFYVTPLIILSLTGKFEKGIFLSVADLKDIDITQDVVPVLLMHGLLVVLGFTIYLIGMLTRSSSQIRNEIYNKSDKKRIVNLIIVLGVFYILFVIRDLVSNDIFSGDAHWYESRHDSMSVENGSIVNVIFTYLRNNSRLVFFAALIYGWYKRIYKNDYIFLMIYLTSIGIDIYVSGNRFILAATGILIAYILIVKKKYMFIVICSFLAYPIAWLGTVFMSVRGVMYSQASSLGELITLFKEKGTEANDQFIFVLINMVEGINFNTYVSLYYNAPKKIPFLLGETFITPLVFWIPRSLWENKPPRVGQIIGEAYVGNPDLSLVATFLGESWLNFGYVSFLVIPVLFFIAYKFINAAVKHMEPGIRTFILFLLGFTLMRASYGSVFVDVFVMSIYISLVLLILYKKISFFGRMVNFK; translated from the coding sequence ATGACAATAGAATGGTTGCTTACATTTACATCAACTTTGTTTATAGTATTCCTATATGTATTTATTATTAAATCCTTATTATCAGCGAACAGTAACTTATTTTTGTTAGGGAGTTGTTTCGGCGTCTTGTTTTTTTATGTAACACCTCTGATAATATTGTCATTAACTGGGAAATTCGAAAAAGGTATATTTCTTTCTGTTGCTGATCTTAAGGATATTGATATTACACAAGATGTAGTTCCTGTATTATTAATGCATGGATTACTAGTGGTTTTGGGTTTTACTATATATCTAATAGGAATGCTAACAAGAAGTTCATCACAAATAAGAAATGAAATCTATAATAAAAGTGATAAAAAAAGGATCGTTAATCTAATTATTGTACTGGGAGTGTTTTATATTTTATTCGTAATAAGAGACCTTGTTTCAAATGACATTTTTTCAGGAGATGCACACTGGTATGAAAGTAGGCACGATTCAATGTCTGTTGAAAATGGGTCAATTGTTAATGTTATTTTTACCTATCTGAGAAATAATAGTAGACTGGTTTTTTTTGCTGCTCTAATTTATGGGTGGTATAAGCGGATTTATAAAAATGACTATATATTTCTAATGATATATTTAACCTCCATTGGTATTGATATATATGTAAGTGGAAATCGTTTTATTTTAGCTGCTACCGGGATATTGATAGCATATATTTTAATTGTCAAAAAAAAATACATGTTCATAGTTATCTGTTCTTTTTTAGCATATCCTATCGCTTGGCTCGGAACTGTATTTATGAGTGTCCGAGGCGTAATGTATTCACAAGCTTCTAGCTTAGGCGAGCTTATTACTCTTTTTAAAGAGAAAGGCACTGAGGCAAATGATCAATTTATTTTTGTACTTATAAATATGGTGGAAGGAATTAATTTTAATACATATGTATCATTATATTATAATGCACCTAAAAAAATACCGTTTCTTTTAGGGGAAACATTCATTACACCTCTGGTTTTCTGGATACCACGTAGCTTATGGGAAAATAAACCACCAAGGGTTGGACAGATTATTGGAGAAGCTTATGTCGGAAATCCGGACTTAAGCTTAGTTGCGACCTTTCTGGGCGAATCTTGGCTGAACTTTGGCTATGTCTCATTCCTTGTAATACCTGTATTATTTTTTATCGCTTATAAATTCATAAATGCAGCAGTGAAGCACATGGAACCTGGTATACGCACTTTCATATTATTTTTGCTTGGGTTCACTTTAATGCGTGCATCATACGGATCTGTTTTTGTTGATGTGTTTGTTATGTCTATCTATATTTCATTGGTCTTGTTAATACTTTATAAAAAAATATCTTTCTTTGGACGAATGGTTAATTTTAAATGA
- a CDS encoding polysaccharide pyruvyl transferase family protein, with amino-acid sequence MIFLYRPQTQYENLGDALIAKNLLNILSNYGQIYIDDKNVPSNYMDIIKNQACIGHEEYKCHFAFLPFKLRLKGNPVCFVFKPGHFFGDTNSLGGWKRILIMTTYLTLLKLGGIKFIRTGVSIGPLKSGYMFYERFLNRVVSFTGVRENKSIKYLSENGINLNVKKVKDLAFWSLKKEQLKLNEKQKYIAYSFRSFDPSIDAKMARRIATILVNIHNKSKRNGVDCKIISVTQVQRDAKFNSEIKKEIININPSIEIDDYYYDISKESYCKLKEIYSKTNIIFSNRLHALLYAFESGVYPVAMGNAEQNFKVKYVLEDTLLEDNFIDITGINFSDEDITNDIVKSRDRNQLKDINYNTTKITDFIMVE; translated from the coding sequence ATGATATTTTTATATAGGCCGCAAACTCAGTATGAGAACCTTGGGGATGCTTTGATTGCTAAAAATTTGTTAAATATATTATCAAATTATGGGCAGATATATATCGATGATAAAAACGTCCCAAGTAATTACATGGATATAATTAAAAATCAAGCCTGCATTGGGCATGAAGAATACAAATGCCATTTTGCCTTTTTGCCTTTTAAACTTAGACTCAAGGGTAACCCTGTTTGTTTTGTTTTTAAACCGGGGCATTTTTTTGGTGATACAAATTCATTAGGTGGCTGGAAACGTATTTTAATAATGACTACTTATCTAACATTGTTAAAGTTAGGTGGAATTAAATTCATAAGAACAGGTGTGTCGATTGGGCCACTAAAATCAGGTTATATGTTTTATGAGCGCTTCCTAAACAGGGTAGTTAGTTTTACAGGCGTTAGAGAAAACAAAAGCATAAAGTATCTTTCAGAGAATGGTATTAATTTAAATGTAAAAAAAGTCAAAGATCTTGCTTTTTGGTCTTTAAAAAAAGAGCAGTTAAAACTTAATGAAAAACAAAAATATATAGCTTACTCATTTAGAAGTTTTGATCCAAGTATTGATGCCAAAATGGCTAGACGAATTGCTACAATATTAGTGAATATTCATAATAAATCTAAACGAAATGGGGTTGATTGTAAAATTATCTCGGTTACTCAAGTTCAAAGAGATGCCAAATTTAATAGCGAGATAAAAAAGGAGATTATTAATATAAATCCAAGTATTGAGATTGATGATTATTATTACGATATTAGTAAAGAAAGCTATTGCAAATTAAAAGAGATCTATAGCAAAACAAATATAATTTTTTCAAATCGTTTACATGCTTTGCTGTATGCGTTTGAATCGGGGGTGTACCCCGTTGCCATGGGTAATGCGGAGCAAAATTTCAAGGTTAAATATGTTCTTGAAGATACGTTATTAGAAGATAACTTTATTGATATTACAGGAATAAATTTTTCTGACGAAGACATAACTAATGATATAGTTAAATCGCGAGATAGAAATCAATTAAAGGATATAAATTATAATACGACAAAAATAACTGATTTTATTATGGTGGAATAA
- a CDS encoding transporter: MYKRILKMLMSQGFGLLMNIIEKLLMVPLFIHAWGLVKFGEWILVRTIPNILLTSDIGISSHTGNEVNTYSERKDYSQVAKTIYLSIIMMVIILVILMIIGVLQFLIDTRALFGVSLISKGQFSLAVFLMIIHASLILISQLICGIGRVKDNYTFYALMAQIARFLEITSVSVSLFMFRADIIVVSLCYVLTRILINSIMMFVLTRELRSINCLGSYKGIALNEYVSFIKKSVSYASVSITQTIFMQGSSIIVANLFGPAMLAIITISRNVSRFLVMFSSLLSKSIWTELTKLWAKGEVAKFKKIFNKFAIINSIIITSGLLLMVLFYPWLLKWFNINSNIVPNTFWVFLAVALHSFLLAISYYSNIALIASSNHVGYAKLITVLSLVSLMLFVFISYFMREIVIAYLISFCSVEFLTIIMIHFIFMKKLDNR, encoded by the coding sequence ATGTATAAACGAATCCTTAAGATGCTTATGTCTCAGGGTTTCGGCCTTTTAATGAATATTATTGAAAAGCTGTTAATGGTTCCTTTGTTCATTCATGCTTGGGGATTGGTAAAATTCGGTGAATGGATTCTTGTCAGAACAATACCGAATATTCTGCTAACAAGCGATATCGGCATATCTTCACATACCGGAAACGAGGTTAACACTTATTCAGAAAGGAAAGATTACTCCCAAGTAGCTAAGACCATATATCTTTCAATTATAATGATGGTAATCATACTAGTCATTTTAATGATTATCGGTGTATTGCAATTCTTAATTGATACAAGAGCATTATTTGGTGTATCGTTGATTTCGAAAGGGCAATTTTCATTAGCAGTTTTTTTAATGATTATCCATGCATCCTTAATACTAATTTCACAACTTATTTGTGGAATTGGTAGGGTGAAGGATAACTATACCTTCTATGCCTTAATGGCGCAAATTGCTAGATTTTTAGAAATAACAAGTGTATCTGTTTCACTGTTTATGTTTCGAGCTGATATCATAGTCGTTTCATTATGTTATGTATTAACGCGCATACTAATAAACAGTATAATGATGTTTGTTCTTACGAGAGAGCTTAGAAGTATAAATTGTCTGGGGTCATATAAAGGCATAGCCTTAAATGAATATGTATCCTTTATAAAAAAAAGTGTCTCATATGCTTCTGTCTCTATAACACAAACAATATTTATGCAAGGTAGTTCAATTATAGTAGCGAATTTATTCGGTCCTGCCATGTTGGCAATTATTACAATTTCAAGGAATGTGTCTCGATTTTTAGTGATGTTTTCATCATTGTTATCCAAGAGTATATGGACTGAACTCACAAAATTATGGGCCAAGGGTGAGGTTGCTAAATTTAAAAAAATATTTAATAAATTTGCGATAATTAATAGCATCATTATTACATCTGGCTTATTATTGATGGTTCTATTTTATCCTTGGCTACTAAAATGGTTTAATATAAATTCAAACATTGTGCCGAATACTTTTTGGGTTTTTTTAGCGGTAGCACTACATTCTTTTCTTTTAGCGATTAGCTATTATTCTAATATTGCTTTAATCGCTTCATCTAATCATGTTGGATATGCAAAATTAATAACAGTATTATCTTTAGTTTCATTAATGCTTTTTGTTTTTATTTCTTATTTTATGCGTGAGATAGTAATTGCATATTTAATATCATTTTGTAGTGTAGAGTTTTTAACAATAATAATGATTCATTTTATTTTTATGAAAAAATTGGATAATAGGTAA
- a CDS encoding polysaccharide biosynthesis tyrosine autokinase, translated as MINDINKNDRTTNEDDAIQLGTIIGHLIDHKKLILSSMAIFALIGGLYSWVATPIYKADALIQVEQNTGNSILTNLSSILPDNQPASAPEIELLKSRMVLGGAVEELNLDIEVKPKYFPIIGRLYNKLTDNQIPNLPILSFNVPSKYYGDEFELEALSTKEYELSLDGNKLFTAKVGERKEVNGISIYVSDTILTQGNSYTIKKIAEITAISNLLEQLNISEKGKDTGIISLSINGADSTKIRNILSVISRIYLSQNIERKSAEAAKSLDFLDKQLPEIRTALDESENKLNLYRQQKDSVDLSLEAKSVLDTVVQLDSQLNELTFREAEISKLYTKEHPSYKALLEKRRTLEDEKKRLSGKITALPQTQQQILKLTRDVQVNQEIYMQLLNKKQELSISKASTVGNIRIIDSAVTNPEPIAPQSILIILMMTIFGAVVSVIYIIIHTILHKGIQSAEQLEEAGMNVYASVPLSEMQYDKTNKNGRIKAKRGILSEDNPADITVEAIRSLRTSLHFATMEAINNIIMISGPNPGIGKSFISANLAAVIAQANLRVLLIDADMRRGELHKDFSIEMKYGLSDLLANSVEYDKAIIKNKIANLDFLPRGQVPPNPSELLMRKQFSDLLGWASSNYDLVIIDTPPVFAVTDPVIIGKHAGTSFLVALFEGNTVKEVDAAKRRFDNNGININGIILNGVVKRATNKYGNYAYYQYSYNSDKK; from the coding sequence ATGATAAATGATATTAATAAAAATGATAGAACAACAAACGAAGACGATGCAATTCAGTTAGGTACTATCATAGGGCATTTGATTGACCATAAAAAGTTAATTCTATCATCGATGGCAATATTTGCTTTAATCGGTGGCCTATACTCATGGGTGGCAACACCTATATATAAGGCTGATGCTTTAATTCAGGTAGAGCAGAATACTGGGAATTCGATTCTTACAAACTTATCGAGCATTCTTCCGGATAATCAGCCCGCATCAGCTCCTGAAATAGAGTTACTGAAATCGAGAATGGTCTTGGGGGGGGCGGTCGAAGAGTTAAATCTTGATATAGAAGTTAAACCTAAATATTTTCCTATTATAGGGCGATTATACAATAAATTGACAGATAATCAGATACCTAATTTACCGATCCTTTCATTTAATGTACCATCAAAATACTATGGAGATGAGTTCGAATTAGAAGCACTTTCGACCAAGGAATATGAGTTATCTTTAGATGGCAATAAACTCTTTACTGCAAAAGTTGGTGAAAGAAAAGAAGTGAATGGAATATCAATATATGTTTCTGACACCATTTTAACGCAGGGTAACTCATATACAATAAAAAAAATAGCTGAAATAACAGCAATAAGTAATCTCCTTGAACAACTAAATATCTCCGAAAAAGGTAAAGATACAGGTATTATCTCCTTGAGTATTAATGGTGCTGATTCTACAAAAATAAGGAATATTTTATCGGTTATTAGTAGGATTTACTTAAGTCAAAATATTGAGCGCAAATCAGCTGAGGCTGCAAAAAGTTTAGATTTTTTAGATAAGCAACTTCCGGAAATTAGAACCGCCTTAGATGAATCTGAAAATAAACTAAATTTATATAGACAACAGAAAGATTCAGTTGATCTATCTTTGGAGGCTAAATCGGTCTTGGATACAGTTGTACAATTGGATTCACAGTTAAATGAATTAACATTCCGTGAGGCTGAAATATCAAAGCTGTATACAAAAGAGCATCCTTCATATAAGGCACTTTTAGAAAAAAGAAGAACGTTAGAAGATGAGAAAAAGAGATTAAGCGGAAAAATTACGGCATTGCCGCAGACACAACAACAAATTTTAAAGTTAACAAGAGATGTTCAAGTTAACCAAGAAATCTACATGCAACTTTTAAATAAAAAACAAGAGTTAAGTATATCAAAAGCAAGTACTGTCGGAAATATACGAATAATCGATTCAGCAGTAACTAATCCAGAACCAATAGCACCGCAAAGTATTTTAATTATTCTAATGATGACGATATTTGGTGCTGTTGTTTCAGTTATTTATATAATCATACATACTATCTTGCATAAGGGTATACAGAGTGCGGAGCAATTAGAAGAGGCAGGGATGAATGTTTATGCCTCAGTTCCATTGTCAGAGATGCAATATGATAAAACAAATAAAAATGGGAGAATAAAAGCAAAACGTGGAATCCTCTCTGAGGATAATCCTGCAGATATTACCGTTGAAGCCATCCGCAGCTTGAGAACAAGTTTACATTTTGCAACGATGGAAGCTATAAATAATATAATTATGATTTCAGGTCCTAATCCAGGTATCGGTAAAAGTTTTATTAGTGCAAATTTGGCTGCAGTTATTGCGCAGGCGAATTTAAGAGTACTCCTTATTGATGCGGATATGAGAAGAGGGGAGTTACATAAAGATTTTTCAATCGAGATGAAATATGGCTTATCAGACTTGCTGGCTAATTCTGTTGAATATGATAAAGCTATAATTAAAAATAAGATTGCAAATCTTGATTTCTTGCCGCGAGGCCAGGTACCACCGAATCCATCTGAATTATTGATGAGGAAACAGTTCAGCGATTTATTGGGCTGGGCAAGTAGTAATTATGATTTGGTAATTATAGATACTCCACCTGTTTTTGCTGTTACAGATCCAGTCATTATTGGAAAGCATGCTGGAACAAGCTTTTTAGTAGCATTATTTGAAGGAAATACAGTCAAAGAAGTAGATGCAGCTAAACGGCGTTTCGATAATAATGGCATTAATATTAATGGCATAATACTTAATGGAGTTGTCAAGCGGGCAACAAATAAATATGGGAATTATGCTTATTATCAGTACTCTTATAATAGTGATAAAAAATAA
- a CDS encoding protein tyrosine phosphatase (Wzb shows phosphatase activity towards the autophosphorylated Wzc protein, which induces colanic acid biosynthesis; catalyzes the phosphorylation of UDP-glucose dehydrogenase, an enzyme involved in colanic acid biosynthesis) — MFDSILVVCTGNICRSPIGERILQQIFPSKHVSSAGTFALVGKKADSSAELIASKYGISLDGHQGRQFTSTIGHKYDLILVMEKSHLEYISDKAPEVRGKTMLLGHWLNRKEIPDPYRKSDEAFELVYKLIDDSCKLWGEKIR; from the coding sequence ATGTTTGATTCAATTTTAGTCGTTTGTACCGGGAATATATGTCGCTCTCCAATAGGAGAGCGGATATTACAGCAAATTTTCCCTTCTAAACATGTCTCATCAGCAGGCACGTTTGCATTAGTTGGAAAAAAAGCTGATAGTTCTGCAGAATTAATTGCAAGTAAATATGGTATATCTCTAGATGGTCATCAGGGTCGGCAGTTTACATCAACGATTGGCCATAAATATGATTTAATTCTCGTAATGGAAAAATCTCACCTCGAGTATATAAGTGATAAGGCTCCGGAGGTAAGAGGTAAAACAATGTTATTGGGACATTGGTTAAATAGAAAAGAAATTCCTGATCCATATAGGAAAAGTGATGAAGCCTTTGAGCTAGTATATAAGTTGATCGATGATTCTTGTAAGTTGTGGGGGGAGAAAATTAGATAA